The following are from one region of the Caldisericia bacterium genome:
- the porA gene encoding pyruvate ferredoxin oxidoreductase: MTKVKSTKKPLTGNEAIAEAMRQIKPDVLAAYPITPQSPIVHTFAKFVADGVVDTVMVTPESEHSAISVVTGAEAAGARAMSATASQGLALMVEVLPATSGLRLPVVMAIANRALSAPINIHCDHSDSMAVRDLGWIQIYSENAQEAYENMFLAVRLAEHPDVLLPAMVMLDGFIISHGVEVVEIYDDEVMHKFVGERKPKFSLLNYKEPWTMGPLELTDYYFETKRQEQEAMKKAKKLYIEIGKELSEITGKEYGYFEKYRLDDAEVGIVVLSSAAGTAKDAVDELRKEGKKVGLLKPKLFRPFPYEEIRDALKHLKVIGVLDRSYSFGGYAPLYSEIRNALYDLDKRIPIQSYIYGLGGRDIFKQEIKEVFNELLEGKVSSEEKCIGLRE; the protein is encoded by the coding sequence ATGACAAAAGTTAAAAGCACAAAAAAACCATTAACTGGAAATGAAGCCATTGCTGAAGCAATGAGGCAGATAAAGCCAGATGTTCTTGCAGCATATCCTATTACACCTCAATCTCCAATAGTCCACACCTTCGCAAAGTTTGTTGCTGATGGAGTTGTGGATACTGTGATGGTAACACCAGAGTCAGAACATTCTGCCATATCTGTGGTAACAGGCGCAGAAGCTGCTGGTGCGAGAGCAATGTCTGCCACAGCATCGCAGGGACTTGCACTTATGGTGGAAGTTCTACCTGCAACATCTGGATTGAGACTGCCAGTGGTTATGGCAATAGCAAATAGAGCATTATCTGCTCCAATAAACATACACTGTGACCATTCCGATTCCATGGCGGTAAGAGACCTCGGTTGGATTCAAATTTACTCTGAAAATGCACAGGAAGCATATGAAAATATGTTTCTTGCGGTAAGGCTTGCAGAACATCCAGATGTTTTACTTCCAGCAATGGTTATGCTTGATGGATTTATCATAAGTCATGGAGTTGAGGTTGTAGAGATATATGATGATGAAGTTATGCACAAATTTGTTGGTGAAAGAAAACCAAAATTTTCCCTGTTGAATTATAAGGAGCCATGGACAATGGGTCCCCTTGAATTAACTGATTACTACTTTGAAACAAAGAGACAGGAACAGGAAGCTATGAAGAAGGCTAAAAAGCTGTATATAGAGATAGGAAAGGAACTATCAGAAATTACAGGCAAAGAGTATGGATACTTTGAAAAGTATAGACTTGACGATGCAGAAGTGGGGATAGTGGTTCTATCCTCTGCTGCAGGAACTGCAAAGGATGCAGTGGATGAACTGAGGAAAGAGGGTAAAAAGGTAGGATTGTTGAAGCCAAAACTATTTAGACCCTTCCCATATGAAGAGATAAGAGATGCTTTAAAACATTTGAAAGTTATAGGTGTTCTTGATAGATCCTATTCCTTTGGTGGTTATGCTCCCCTCTATTCAGAGATAAGAAACGCTCTATATGACCTTGATAAAAGAATTCCAATACAGAGTTATATATATGGGCTTGGTGGAAGAGATATCTTCAAACAAGAGATAAAGGAAGTCTTCAACGAACTCCTTGAAGGTAAAGTTTCAAGTGAAGAAAAGTGTATAGGACTTAGAGAGTAA